CGATAGCACGTTGAGCAGGGTCGTCTTGCCCGCCCCGGTGCCTCCCGACACCAGCACATTGAGCCGCGCCTTGACGACCTTCTCCAGCAGCTGGGCGGTGACCGCCGACAGGCTGCCGTACTCGACCAGGTCCTCGGCACTGAGACGATCCACGGCGAAACGCCGGATGGACAGCATGGGGCCATCGATGGCCAGTGGCGGGATCACGGCATTGACGCGCGAGCCATCCTTCAGGCGGGCATCCACCATGGGCGAGGACTCGTCGATTCGCCGCCCCACCCCGGAGACGATCCGGTCGATGATGGTCATCAGGTGCTGGTCGCTGTCGAAGCGCAGGATCGTCTGTTCCAGCTTGCCACGCCGCTCCACATAGATCGGGGTGGTGCCGTTGACCAGGATGTCGGAGACCGTCTTGTCGGCCAGCAGCGTCTCGAGTGGCCCCAGCCCCAGCACCTCATCCTGAAGTTCGGCGACGATGCGCTGGCGCACCGAGGCGTTGAAGGGCAGCGTCTCCCGGCTGATCAGCGACTCGCACACCTGCTGTACCTGCTGCCGTGCCTCCCGCTCGTCCAGGGTGCTGAGCAGCGTCAGGTCCATCACCTTGACCAACTGGCGGAAGAGTCGCTGCTTGCACTCCTGTTCCGCCTGGGAGAGGCCGCCACCGGCCATGCCACGTCGCCCCCAGGAGGGTCGTTCGTCGCCGTCGCCCGTCATACGGTCACGAATTTCCATCGGTGTTTCTCCTCACGCTTGATCGATGAACGCCGCCCTCAGCCACGACTCAGTGCGCCCCGCGACGCGGCCACAGCCGCAATGACCACTTGCGCACAGGGCCACCGGCATCAGGGGAAGGCTCGTCGAGGGCATCGGCCAGCCGGTGGAGCCGACGGGTCAGCGCTGCCTTCGGGGCAAGATCGATCAACGGGGTTCCCACGTTGATGCCCTGGCTTGCCAGCCGGAAGTCGTTGGGCAGCGTATATAGCCTCACCCCGGGCAGGACGTCGGTAATCGCGTCCAGGCTCACGTCGCTGCGCTTGTCGAAGCGGTTGATCACCAGATGGAGCCGTGACGCCGGCACCCTGAGCTCATGCACCAGGATGTCGCGAAGGCGCTGGGCATCGTGCAGATGGGCCACGCTCTGCTGCATCACCAGCAGGACGTGGTCAGCACGCTCCAGTACCGAGGCGGTCGTGCCGCCGATCCAGCGCGGCAGGTCGACCACCACCTCGTCATGCCCCTGACACAGGACCTGCAGGAGCTGCTCCACCCTGGCCTCGGGTACCTCGCCGAGGCCAATGCGGTCATCGGGGGACGAGGCCAGCAGTTCCAGGCCGCTGACATGCCGCTGGATATAGGCCTCCAGCGCCAGGCCATCGAGAGACTCGACGACCTCGAGCGCTTTTATCAGGCCGTGCTCGGGACTGAGATTGAAATACATCGGCATCGAACCGAACTGCACGTCCATGTCCAGCAGCAATGTCTTGCCACCGTTCACGGCCAGCCGATGGGCGAGGTTGGCTGCCACCAGGCTGGCTCCCGATCCCCCCTTGGCATTGATCACCGCGGTCAAGCGGGCCGATTCACTGGGGCCACGCTCGCTTCGATCCCGGGACAATTGCCGGAGGAAACTGGTGATCTCGCCGTCATCCACCGGTGGCGAGAAATAGTCCCTGGCACCGGCCCGCATGGCCAGCCGGATCAGCTCGACGTTGTCTCGCGGCCCTACCACCAGCAACGGGAGACGCTCCGTCGCCGGCCGCTCGCAGAGGGCCAGGAGCTCCGCTTCCCACTGCTCTCCCACCAGCAGAATCAAGGCGTCCGGCGTGGCTTCCCTACCACCCGGGCAAGACTCCAGCGGATCGACATTGCCGTTGACCATCAGCCGTGAGCGGACATGAATGTCGCCATGGCTGCGCAGCAGGGCCTCCAGCGCCTCCAGTTCCTCCCTGGCCCGTCCCGCCAGCAGTATTTCCAGCCTTGTGTACATGGTTCCCCCTTGCCTCTGCGTGTCATCACCGTCTCGTCGAGTCGCCGACTAGACCTTGATCTCGTGATCTGGACCGACGGAGCGGCTAACCCCGTCCTTCAGGGCAGCGACACGGAGGTCGTCGTGTTCATTGGCGAATACTGTTGTGCCCCCCCCGCCGGGGTTCGATAGCCCCGCATGGCCTCGGCGGCCTTGGCACCGCCCAGGGTGGGCACGGGATCCCCGGGCTGATAGGTCTGGATCGCCTTGGTGTGGCGGACACTGTCGCCGAAGGCCGGCAGGTCGGCGCCGGGCCGTGGGGCCATGCAGCCGGCAAGCGCCAGGGCACAGCCTGTGGTGAGCAGCCAGCCGATGAGCGGACGACGGGCCGATGATGCGATTGCGATACGAGACATGGCGCTTTCTCCCAGCAGGCGGTTCACAGGTCATGACCGAATCGGCCTTCGGTACCGCCCTCGGGGCGGCCGGACATCATTTCGAGCTCGAGGTCGGACGGCGGCCTGCGGCGCTCCCCCTCCTCGAGGACGGGCTTGAAGCTACCCAGCAGATAGAAGTCCACATCGGTGGGTGGCACGAAGGAGCCGGTGGGCAGTCTCGCCTGCTCAGGGTCGAAGGAGCGTGCCAGCCTTGGGGTGACGAAGATCACCAGCTCGGTCTGCTCCTTGATGAACTCCTGGCTACGGAACAGCGCCCCCAGTACCGGCAACTCCCCCAGCCCCGGCAGCTTGGAGACGTTCTCCCGCAGGCTCTCGTTGAGCATGCCGGCGATGGCGATGGTCTGGCCCGAGGCGAGTTCGAGCGTCGAACTGGCGCTGCGCTGGACCAGGGCCGGGACGAAGAACTGCGAGGTCGACTCGTCTCCCACCCCGATCCTCAGGCTATTGGCCGGCACCAGGTCCGAGACCGAGACATCCACCTGCAGGTTGATGGCCCCGGAATCCAGCACCACGGGCAGGAAGCGCAACCCCACCCCGAACTCCTTGTAGTCGATGGTGACCTGACCATCCCCCTGGGGCACGGGAATCGGGAATTCCCCGCCGGCCAGGAACTGTGCCTGCTGGCCGGTCAGGGTGGTCAGGTTGGGCTCGGCGAGGATCTTGGCGACGCCCTCACGGCTGGCCGCGTCCAGCACCAGGTTGAGCAGGTAATCGCTGCGCTGATAGCTGGCGAAGATCCCGGTATCATCGATGCTGGCGGTCGCCGGCGAGAACTCCGAGACTACCGGCCCGACAGGCGTACCACCGCCGAACACCGGCAGACGCCCGCCGAGGCCTTCCGCTCCCTCGAAGACGGCATCCGGAAAGCTGGCCCCGCCGCTGACGGCGCCGACCCGCAGCGCGGAAGATCCCACATTGAAGACGTTGAAGTTGGCTTCGAGACGCTTGACCAGGGAACGCGAGACCTCGGCCACCCGCACATCCAGCATCACCTGGTTGGCGCCCCCCACCTGCATCAGGTTAAGCACGCCCTCCTCGCTGCCGGCATAGCGCGATGCCAGGCGCATCGCCGTCTCCAGTCGCTCGGCGCTCGAGACCTCGCCACTCAGCACGATGGTGTCCTGGGCCGAGCGCACCTGGATGTTCTCGCCGGGCAACAGGGCATGGAAGTTGCTCTTGAGGGTGCCGAGGTCGTGGGTCACGGTCACGTTCAGCGCCCCCTCGACCCCCTCCTGCCGGTCCCACAGGACGACATTGGTCGTGCCCGTCGACTTGCCCAGCACATAGAGCTGACGAGAGCCCATCACCACGATGTCGGCCACCTCGGGATTGCCCACCGAGACCACCCGTACCGGCCTCGGGAAGGCCAGCACCTGCCCCTTGTTGAGTTCGACGGCCACGGATTCCGCACGCCCCTCCAGCGGCATCGCCAGACGGCGGGTCCCCTCCCGAGTCAACGCCTCCTGGGCAAGCAGACTCGTGGCGTTACCCGCCATCAACAGGCTCAGCCCTGCCACCATCAACCACTTGAGTCCAATGTTTCGCCTTGTCATGACACTTCTCCCCTGCGCCCCTTGCTAATAAGGATGTCCCAACTTGAAAGTAGCCCTTTTGTATTAGTTATGGGCAATCTCTAGTTCTTGACGCTTACCGTACTCATCTGGGTGCCGCGCAGGACACTGA
The Halomonas sp. M4R1S46 DNA segment above includes these coding regions:
- a CDS encoding CpaF family protein; its protein translation is MEIRDRMTGDGDERPSWGRRGMAGGGLSQAEQECKQRLFRQLVKVMDLTLLSTLDEREARQQVQQVCESLISRETLPFNASVRQRIVAELQDEVLGLGPLETLLADKTVSDILVNGTTPIYVERRGKLEQTILRFDSDQHLMTIIDRIVSGVGRRIDESSPMVDARLKDGSRVNAVIPPLAIDGPMLSIRRFAVDRLSAEDLVEYGSLSAVTAQLLEKVVKARLNVLVSGGTGAGKTTLLNVLSGFIPHDERIVTIEDSAELQLQQPHVGRLETRPPNIEGKGEVSQRDLVRNSLRMRPDRIIVGEVRGGEAFDMLQAMNTGHDGSLTTIHANTPRDALTRVENMVAMSGYQIPPQALRAQIASAIDVVVQVERQEDGVRRLVSVQEVNGQEGEIITMSEIFRFEREGVNEEGRVIGRYVATGVVPGFYDHLKRRGLDPGLEVFQGGGQRPWN
- a CDS encoding AAA family ATPase — translated: MYTRLEILLAGRAREELEALEALLRSHGDIHVRSRLMVNGNVDPLESCPGGREATPDALILLVGEQWEAELLALCERPATERLPLLVVGPRDNVELIRLAMRAGARDYFSPPVDDGEITSFLRQLSRDRSERGPSESARLTAVINAKGGSGASLVAANLAHRLAVNGGKTLLLDMDVQFGSMPMYFNLSPEHGLIKALEVVESLDGLALEAYIQRHVSGLELLASSPDDRIGLGEVPEARVEQLLQVLCQGHDEVVVDLPRWIGGTTASVLERADHVLLVMQQSVAHLHDAQRLRDILVHELRVPASRLHLVINRFDKRSDVSLDAITDVLPGVRLYTLPNDFRLASQGINVGTPLIDLAPKAALTRRLHRLADALDEPSPDAGGPVRKWSLRLWPRRGAH
- a CDS encoding type II and III secretion system protein family protein, whose translation is MTRRNIGLKWLMVAGLSLLMAGNATSLLAQEALTREGTRRLAMPLEGRAESVAVELNKGQVLAFPRPVRVVSVGNPEVADIVVMGSRQLYVLGKSTGTTNVVLWDRQEGVEGALNVTVTHDLGTLKSNFHALLPGENIQVRSAQDTIVLSGEVSSAERLETAMRLASRYAGSEEGVLNLMQVGGANQVMLDVRVAEVSRSLVKRLEANFNVFNVGSSALRVGAVSGGASFPDAVFEGAEGLGGRLPVFGGGTPVGPVVSEFSPATASIDDTGIFASYQRSDYLLNLVLDAASREGVAKILAEPNLTTLTGQQAQFLAGGEFPIPVPQGDGQVTIDYKEFGVGLRFLPVVLDSGAINLQVDVSVSDLVPANSLRIGVGDESTSQFFVPALVQRSASSTLELASGQTIAIAGMLNESLRENVSKLPGLGELPVLGALFRSQEFIKEQTELVIFVTPRLARSFDPEQARLPTGSFVPPTDVDFYLLGSFKPVLEEGERRRPPSDLELEMMSGRPEGGTEGRFGHDL